The following are from one region of the Corylus avellana chromosome ca1, CavTom2PMs-1.0 genome:
- the LOC132184261 gene encoding uncharacterized protein At4g15545 — protein MLAKESGGSNFGLPEEVLEVLPSDPFEQLDVARKITSVALSTRVSALESESSDLRAQLAEKDRVIAELQAQVESLDASLSETADQLTRADEEKESLVKENASLSNTVKKLNRDVSKLEVFRKTLMRSLQEDDENSAGAPEAVAKIQSHSSLSSVSQIGEDDATFPPSRYSSIRSQTSEVGNSFAEDRETGSRPRVSHGLLLASQTSTPHFTPPGSPPSLSASVSPTKTSKPTSPRRRSLSFATSRGIFDDRSSMFSSMHSSPHSPVSSSDTGSQSGRTRVDGKEFFRQVRSRLSYEQFGAFLANVKELNAHKQTKEETLQKAEEIFGSENKDLYTIFEGLITRNAH, from the exons atgCTGGCGAAGGAATCGGGTGGCTCCAACTTCGGTCTTCCCGAGGAGGTCTTGGAAGTCCTGCCGTCCGATCCTTTCGAGCAGCTCGATGTGGCCCGCAAAATCACTTCCGTTGCGCTCTCGACACGCGTCTCTGCCCTTGAATCAGAGTCCTCCGACCTCCGCGCTCAACTCGCCGAGAAGGACCGCGTCATCGCCGAGCTCCAGGCCCAGGTTGAGTCGCTCGACGCCTCCCTCTCCGAAACCGCCGATCAACTCACCCGCGCCGACGAGGAAAAA GAGAGCTTGGTAAAAGAGAATGCTTCGCTGTCGAACACTGTGAAGAAGCTGAACAGAGATGTCTCCAAG TTGGAGGTGTTCAGGAAGACACTCATGCGATCACTTCAAGAGGATGATGAAAATTCT GCTGGAGCTCCGGAGGCTGTTGCTAAGATACAAAGCCATTCAAGTTTATCTTCCGTGTCACAGATTGGAG AAGATGATGCCACATTTCCTCCTTCTAGATACTCTTCAATCCGGAGTCAGACGTCTGAAGTAGGAAATTCATTTGCAGAGGATCGTGAGACAG GCTCAAGACCTCGCGTATCACATGGCCTTCTGTTAGCATCCCAAACTAGCACACCTCATTTTACTCCTCCAGGGTCCCCTCCAAGCCTATCGGCGTCGGTGTCCCCAACAAAAACATCTAAACCTACATCCCCAAGGCGACGTTCACTTTCATTTGCAACATCAAGAGGCATCTTTGATGATAGGTCTTCAATGTTTTCTTCTATGCACTCAAGCCCTCACAGTCCAGTATCAAGCTCTGACACAGGATCACAAAGTG GGCGAACGCGGGTTGATGGGAAAGAATTCTTCCGCCAAGTCAG GAGCCGTTTGTCTTATGAGCAGTTCGGTGCCTTTCTAGCAAATGTTAAGGAATTGAATGCCCACAAGCAAACAAAAGAG gAGACTCTGCAGAAGGCTGAAGAGATTTTTGGCTCAGAGAACAAGGACCTTTATACGATATTTGAGGGATTGATCACTCGCAATGCCCACTGA
- the LOC132181459 gene encoding LOW QUALITY PROTEIN: receptor-like cytosolic serine/threonine-protein kinase RBK2 (The sequence of the model RefSeq protein was modified relative to this genomic sequence to represent the inferred CDS: deleted 2 bases in 1 codon), producing the protein MGSNGSHDIARESQEEEATPLGASRQLQAQARLSNSFSSNDLSSMDAEESTYESSPRSLGSDQTASSKTSTSDSEDHSRSATHVHWHGFFRMLKKGPQKLTRKKSKRIREDLVPEPLNSSIDSEFCCFKSSWKNFTLSELQAASNNFSHENLIGEGGYAEVYKGALEDGQYVAIKRLSRGTQEEMTADFLCELGTVVHVDHPNIAKLIGYGVEGGMHLVLELSPHGSLASILYGPREKLDWGIRYKVALGTAEGLLYLHEGCQRRIIHKDIKASNILLAEDFEPQISDFGLAKWLPDQWTHHIVSNFEGTFGYLPPEYFMHGVVDEKTDVYAHGVLLLELITGRKALDSSQQSLVMWAKPLLSKNSIKELVDPCLANAYDLEQMNRLALTASLCIHQSSVHRPKMSQVVKILKGDDQTLELVKQCQQSRLQRTYFEELFDAEEYSTNKTLNDLDRHMETVLGVCNDV; encoded by the exons ATGGGCAGCAATGGCTCCCACGACATTGCCAGAGAAAGTCAAGAAGAGGAGGCTACTCCTTTGGGAGCTAGCAGACAGTTGCAAGCTCAAGCTCGGCTCTCTAACTCTTTTTCAAGTAACG ATTTGAGTTCAATGGATGCAGAGGAGAGCACGTATGAATCCTCCCCAAGAAGCTTAGGATCTGATCAAACGGCTTCTTCCAAGACCAGTACTTCAGACTCAGAAGATCATTCAAGATCAGCTACACATGTACATTGGCATGGCTTCTTTCGAATGTTGAAGAAAGGACCCCAGAAACTGACCaggaagaaaagcaaaaggatTAGAGAGGATTTGGTTCCAGAACCATTGAATTCTTCTATAGATAGTGAGTTTTGCTGCTTCAAGTCTTCCTGGAAGAACTTCACACTCTCAGAGCTCCAAGCTGCATCCAACAACTTCAGCCATG AGAATTTGATAGGGGAGGGAGGCTATGCCGAAGTTTACAAGGGTGCATTGGAAGATGGGCAGTATGTTGCAATCAAACGGCTGAGCAGAGGAACCCAAGAAGAGATGACTGCTGATTTCTTATGTGAGCTTGGGACTGTGGTCCATGTTGATCATCCAAACATTGCTAAATTGATTGGATATGGGGTTGAAGGGGGGATGCACCTTGTTCTTGAGTTATCTCCCCATGGGAGCCTAGCCTCTATTCTATATG GCCCAAGGGAGAAATTGGATTGGGGCATCAGATATAAGGTTGCTTTGGGGACTGCAGAGGGCCTTCTGTATCTTCATGAGGGATGTCAGAGGAGAATTATCCACAAAGATATCAAGGCTTCGAACATATTGCTTGCAGAGGATTTTGAACCTCag ATTTCCGATTTTGGGCTTGCAAAATGGCTTCCCGATCAATGGACTCACCATATTGTATCAAATTTTGAAGGCACATTTGG GTACCTTCCTCCAGAGTACTTCATGCATGGAGTTGTAGATGAGAAAACTGATGTCTATGCTCATGGGGTGCTACTGCTAGAGCTAATCACTGGAAGGAAAGCTCTGGATAGCTCACAGCAAAGCCTTGTGATGTGG GCTAAACCTTTGCTTTCTAAGAATAGTATCAAGGAGCTTGTTGATCCATGTCTTGCTAATGCCTATGACTTAGAACAGATGAATCGTCTAGCCTTGACAGCTTCTTTGTGTATACATCAGTCTTCAGTTCATCGCCCTAAAATGAGCCAG GTTGTAAAGATTCTGAAAGGTGATGACCAGACCTTAGAGCTTGTAAAACAATGCCAACAATCCAGACTTCAAAGGACATACTTCGAGGAGCTGTTTGATGCAGAAGAG TACTCAACTAATAAGACTTTGAATGATCTGGATCGACATATGGAGACTGTTTTGGGTGTCTGCAATGATGTTTAA
- the LOC132166874 gene encoding probable prolyl 4-hydroxylase 4 yields MPIFRPLWFVVLLSIALFLRESSGSYAASASSIINPAKVKQISWKPRAFVYEGFLTDLECDHLITLAKSELKRSAVADNMSGKSKLSEVRTSSGMFIRKAKDPIIAGIEDKLSTWTFLPKENGEDIQVLRYEPGQKYDPHYDYFADKINIARGGHRTATVLMYLTDVAKGGETVFPEAEESSRHRASEINNDLSECAKKGIAVKPRRGDALLFFSLHPNAIPDTDSLHAGCPVIEGEKWSATKWIHVDSFDKNLAAGGNCTDVNDSCERWAALGECTKNKEYMVGSPELPGYCRRSCKVC; encoded by the exons ATGCCGATTTTTCGGCCTCTTTGGTTCGTCGTTTTGCTCTCAATCGCGCTGTTCCTCCGTGAATCTTCGGGCTCCTATGCTGCTTCAGCTAGCTCCATCATCAATCCCGCTAAAGTTAAACAGATTTCATGGAAGCCAAG AGCTTTCGTCTACGAAGGTTTCCTTACGGACCTAGAATGCGACCACTTGATCACTCTC GCAAAATCGGAGCTGAAGAGATCTGCCGTTGCAGATAACATGTCTGGAAAAAGCAAGCTGAGCGAAGTTCGCACGAGCTCCGGGATGTTTATTCGTAAGGCCAAG GATCCTATAATTGCTGGTATAGAGGACAAGTTATCTACCTGGACATTTCTTCCAAAAG AAAATGGGGAAGACATACAAGTATTAAGATATGAGCCTGGGCAGAAATATGACCCGCACTATGATTACTTTGCCGACAAGATCAATATAGCTCGGGGTGGACACCGAACTGCAACAGTACTTATGTATCTTACTGATGTGGCCAAAGGTGGAGAAACAGTGTTCCCTGAGGCGGAG GAATCTTCACGTCATAGAGCTTCTGAAATAAACAATGATCTCTCAGAGTGTGCAAAGAAAGGAATTGCAG TGAAACCACGAAGAGGGGATGCCCTTCTCTTTTTCAGTCTCCACCCAAATGCGATTCCAGATACAGACAGTCTCCATGCAGGTTGCCCAGTGATTGAAGGTGAGAAATGGTCAGCAACAAAGTGGATTCATGTAGACTCGTTTGACAAGAACTTGGCAGCTGGTGGAAACTGCACAGATGTGAATGATAGCTGCGAGAGATGGGCTGCCCTTGGAGAATGCACCAAGAACAAGGAGTATATGGTCGGGTCTCCAGAGCTTCCTGGCTACTGTAGGAGAAGTTGTAAGGTGTGTTAG
- the LOC132186720 gene encoding histidine-containing phosphotransfer protein 1 has product MEVGQMQSRLADYTKSLFMEGILDAQFLQLQQLQDESNPDFVVEVVSLFFDDSEKLLNDIARALDQQCVDFKKIDAHVHQLKGSSSSVGAQRVKNACVAFRNFCEEQNAEESRRCLQQVKQEYYLVKNKLETLFTLEQQIVAAGGSVPMIELSF; this is encoded by the exons ATGGAGGTGGGTCAGATGCAGAGTCGGTTGGCTGACTACACTAAGTCCCTGTTTATGGAG GGGATCCTGGATGCTCAGTTCTTACAGCTTCAGCAACTTCAAGATGAGAGCAACCCAGATTTTGTTGTTGAAGTGGTCTCTCTTTTCTTTGATGATTCTGAGAAGCTTCTCAATGATATCGCCAGAGCTCT AGACCAGCAATGTGTAGATTTCAAAAAGATTGATGCTCATGTTCACCAGTTGAAGGGTAGCAGCTCCAG CGTGGGTGCTCAGAGAGTCAAAAATGCATGTGTTGCTTTCCGCAACTTTTGTGAGGAACAGAACGCTGAAGA GTCCCGGAGGTGTCTGCAACAAGTAAAACAAGAGTACTATCTTGTGAAGAACAAGCTTGAGACCCTATTCACG CTTGAGCAACAAATTGTGGCAGCTGGTGGGTCGGTTCCTATGATAGAATTGAGTTTCTAA